The Acidimicrobiales bacterium genome includes a window with the following:
- a CDS encoding peroxiredoxin, protein MLDVGTKAPDFSAPDQDGELVTLDSLRGHWVALWWYPMASTPGUTVQGGGFRDRTPEFEEAGVVVLGASFDTVEAQKHFADDQGFPYRLLADTTKEVGQAYGVEAEHGLPLRVTYLIDPEGTIMRVYDLKGQDLEAHAGMVLDDVRTLS, encoded by the coding sequence ATGCTTGACGTTGGAACGAAGGCGCCAGATTTCTCGGCGCCCGACCAAGACGGTGAGTTGGTAACGCTAGACAGCCTCCGCGGCCACTGGGTGGCCCTGTGGTGGTACCCAATGGCGTCCACCCCCGGTTGAACGGTCCAGGGCGGGGGGTTCCGTGACCGAACCCCGGAGTTTGAGGAGGCCGGTGTCGTGGTGCTGGGTGCCAGCTTCGACACCGTCGAGGCGCAGAAGCACTTCGCCGACGACCAGGGGTTTCCATACCGCCTGCTGGCCGACACCACTAAGGAGGTTGGGCAGGCCTATGGAGTGGAGGCCGAACACGGCTTACCGCTGCGGGTTACGTATCTAATCGACCCTGAGGGAACGATCATGCGTGTCTACGACCTCAAAGGCCAGGACCTGGAGGCCCACGCCGGCATGGTCTTGGACGACGTTCGAACCCTGTCCTGA
- a CDS encoding CoA transferase, with amino-acid sequence MVTAPLAGLSVVEGTAFVAAPSGGMTLAQLGADVIRFDQVGGGIDHRRWPLTADGVSLYWNGLNKGKRSLAVDLRDGEVTELLTELIAGAGNFLTNFPARGWMDPERLTTRSRELGHDDLVMVVVTGSHDGTTALDYTVNCAVGYPSLTGHPDDPRPVNNVVPAWDLVCGQMAATGLLAADRRRRLGGGGGLVTIALADVALATVGALGNLAEAQVNGTERDRVGNAIYGAFGRDFVTSDGRRAMVVAITAKQWSGLQAATGTADVVAALADELEVDLGDEGERYLAMDRLCALFEPWFAERTLTEVATALDEHEVCWGPYRSVVQMVAEDPRASTDNPLFAELDQPGVGRHLVPGSPLAFGGADAVDRGAMVAPRLGQHTEEILTGELGLSAGALGALVDRGAVALG; translated from the coding sequence ATGGTGACCGCTCCACTGGCTGGGCTGTCGGTGGTGGAGGGCACGGCCTTCGTGGCGGCGCCGTCAGGTGGTATGACGTTGGCCCAGCTGGGGGCCGACGTGATTCGGTTTGATCAGGTGGGAGGCGGCATCGACCACCGACGCTGGCCGCTTACCGCTGACGGCGTCAGCCTCTACTGGAACGGTCTGAACAAGGGGAAGCGGTCGCTGGCCGTTGACCTCCGGGACGGCGAGGTCACAGAACTACTCACCGAGCTGATCGCCGGCGCGGGAAACTTCCTGACCAACTTCCCTGCTCGGGGCTGGATGGATCCCGAGCGCCTGACGACCAGGAGTCGCGAACTGGGCCACGACGACCTGGTGATGGTGGTGGTCACCGGAAGCCACGACGGCACCACGGCGCTGGACTACACGGTCAACTGCGCGGTGGGCTATCCGAGCCTCACCGGACACCCCGACGACCCCCGCCCGGTCAACAACGTGGTCCCGGCATGGGATCTGGTGTGCGGGCAGATGGCAGCCACCGGCCTGCTGGCCGCTGACCGGCGTCGACGATTGGGTGGTGGTGGAGGCCTGGTGACCATTGCCCTGGCCGACGTAGCCCTAGCCACGGTGGGTGCTCTCGGCAACCTGGCCGAGGCTCAAGTCAACGGCACCGAACGCGACCGGGTGGGCAACGCCATCTATGGGGCCTTCGGCCGTGACTTTGTGACCAGTGACGGTCGGCGGGCCATGGTGGTGGCAATCACAGCCAAGCAATGGTCGGGTCTTCAGGCTGCCACCGGGACGGCTGATGTGGTGGCGGCGCTGGCCGACGAGTTGGAGGTCGACCTCGGTGACGAGGGCGAGCGCTATCTCGCCATGGACCGGTTGTGTGCCCTGTTCGAGCCCTGGTTCGCCGAACGGACGTTGACTGAGGTGGCGACCGCACTCGACGAACACGAGGTGTGCTGGGGTCCGTATCGCTCGGTGGTCCAGATGGTGGCCGAGGATCCGCGTGCCTCTACGGACAACCCGCTGTTTGCCGAACTGGACCAGCCCGGGGTGGGGCGTCACCTCGTGCCCGGGTCGCCACTGGCATTCGGGGGAGCGGACGCCGTGGATCGTGGTGCCATGGTGGCGCCACGGCTCGGCCAGCACACCGAAGAGATCCTGACCGGCGAGTTGGGCCTCTCGGCCGGTGCGCTGGGCGCCCTGGTGGACCGGGGGGCCGTGGCCCTCGGCTAG